In the genome of Mycoplasmopsis pulmonis, one region contains:
- a CDS encoding type Z 30S ribosomal protein S14, whose amino-acid sequence MAKKSLKVKAARVAKFSTRAYTRCQLCGRPHAVLRKFEICRICFRKLAHEGKIPGLKKASW is encoded by the coding sequence ATGGCAAAAAAATCATTAAAAGTCAAAGCTGCTAGAGTAGCAAAATTCTCAACAAGAGCATATACAAGATGTCAACTATGTGGTCGTCCACATGCTGTTTTAAGAAAATTTGAAATCTGCCGTATATGTTTTAGAAAATTAGCCCATGAAGGAAAAATACCAGGTCTTAAGAAAGCGAGTTGATAG
- the rplE gene encoding 50S ribosomal protein L5, whose amino-acid sequence MILKEKYLKEVKSNLQKQFNYSSSMEIPRIEKVILNMTAGKEVTNAKAIEEVINELTLISGQKPYQTVAKKSLASWKLREGMPMGGKVTLRSKNMWIFLNKLINIAMPRIRDFRGVSPKAFDGRGNYSLGIKEQIIFPEIEFDKIRKIKGLDVIIVTSAKTNKEARALLEGIGIPFAKVEK is encoded by the coding sequence GTGATTTTAAAAGAAAAATATTTAAAAGAAGTAAAGTCAAATTTACAAAAACAATTTAATTACTCTTCGTCTATGGAAATACCTAGAATTGAAAAAGTTATTTTGAATATGACAGCTGGAAAAGAAGTAACAAATGCTAAAGCAATTGAAGAAGTTATTAATGAGCTAACTTTAATTTCAGGACAAAAACCTTATCAAACTGTTGCTAAAAAATCTTTGGCTTCTTGAAAACTAAGAGAAGGAATGCCAATGGGTGGTAAAGTTACTCTAAGATCAAAAAACATGTGAATTTTCTTAAATAAACTAATCAACATTGCTATGCCAAGGATTAGAGATTTTAGAGGAGTTAGTCCAAAAGCTTTTGACGGTAGAGGAAACTACTCACTAGGAATAAAAGAGCAAATTATTTTCCCAGAAATTGAATTTGACAAAATTAGAAAAATTAAAGGTTTGGATGTAATTATTGTAACTTCAGCTAAAACCAACAAAGAAGCAAGAGCACTTTTAGAAGGTATTGGAATTCCATTTGCAAAGGTTGAAAAATAA
- the rplX gene encoding 50S ribosomal protein L24, translating into MKTKLRKNDEVIVIAGSYKGTKGTILKVLPKQQRVQVKGVNVVTKHVKPSQSNSEGSIQNFEAPIHISNVAYVHKSGPKDKSGIASKISYEKRKDKKVRIARKTGKVI; encoded by the coding sequence ATGAAAACAAAATTAAGAAAAAATGATGAAGTTATTGTTATTGCCGGTTCATACAAAGGAACAAAAGGAACAATTTTAAAAGTTTTACCAAAACAGCAAAGAGTTCAAGTCAAAGGTGTAAATGTTGTAACCAAACATGTAAAACCTTCTCAATCTAATTCAGAGGGTTCAATTCAAAACTTTGAAGCTCCAATTCATATTTCAAATGTAGCTTATGTTCATAAAAGTGGACCAAAAGATAAAAGTGGAATTGCTAGCAAAATTTCTTATGAAAAAAGAAAAGACAAAAAAGTTAGAATTGCTAGAAAAACAGGAAAGGTAATTTAG
- the rplN gene encoding 50S ribosomal protein L14 — MLQELSVAKVADNSGAKEVGIIRNLGGSVKKSSNIGDVVVCSVKKAIPNGIVKKGQVVKAVIVRTKYGIKRENGQHVSFDDNAVVIIKEDKSPRGTRVFGPVARELREKGYLKIVSLAPEVL; from the coding sequence ATGTTACAAGAATTATCAGTTGCCAAAGTTGCAGATAACTCAGGGGCTAAAGAAGTTGGAATTATTAGAAACTTAGGTGGATCAGTTAAAAAAAGTTCAAATATTGGTGATGTTGTTGTTTGTTCTGTTAAAAAAGCTATTCCAAATGGAATTGTTAAAAAAGGTCAAGTAGTTAAAGCGGTAATTGTAAGAACAAAATATGGAATTAAAAGAGAAAATGGTCAACATGTTTCTTTTGATGACAACGCTGTGGTAATAATTAAAGAAGATAAAAGTCCAAGAGGAACAAGGGTTTTTGGTCCTGTTGCAAGAGAGTTAAGAGAAAAAGGATATTTAAAAATCGTTTCTTTAGCTCCTGAGGTGTTGTAG
- the rpsQ gene encoding 30S ribosomal protein S17, with protein sequence MERINTRKALVGSVVSSVNDKTIIVAVDIYKKHPIYSKRFKKTKRFAAHDEQNKAKIGDIVKIIETRPISKTKKFRLDKIIELAKEGN encoded by the coding sequence ATGGAAAGAATCAATACAAGAAAAGCACTAGTTGGATCTGTTGTTTCTTCAGTTAATGACAAGACTATTATTGTTGCAGTTGATATTTATAAAAAACACCCAATTTACTCAAAAAGATTCAAAAAAACAAAGAGATTTGCAGCTCATGATGAACAAAACAAAGCTAAAATTGGTGACATTGTCAAAATTATTGAAACAAGACCAATTTCTAAGACCAAAAAATTTAGACTAGACAAAATTATTGAACTTGCAAAGGAAGGTAATTAG
- the rpmC gene encoding 50S ribosomal protein L29 encodes MKFKDINVKPVAELEQMVNDLKAELFTLRFQNSTGQLDQTHKIKMVRQDIAKVLTALSQKNRGAQ; translated from the coding sequence ATGAAATTTAAAGATATAAATGTTAAACCAGTTGCTGAATTAGAACAAATGGTAAATGATCTAAAAGCTGAATTATTTACTTTAAGATTTCAAAACTCAACAGGACAATTAGATCAAACACACAAAATTAAAATGGTAAGACAAGACATTGCTAAAGTCTTAACAGCACTAAGTCAAAAAAATAGAGGAGCACAATAA
- the rplP gene encoding 50S ribosomal protein L16: MLQPKRTKHRKMFRIRHDKKDAFKGNKVSFGEYGLQATTSAWITARQIESARIAATRRMGREGQVIIRIFPHLSKTSKPIGVRMGSGKGSPEKWYSVVKRQTMMFEVSGIKPEVAKDALRLAGHKLPVKWRIVEASPKEEVI, from the coding sequence ATGCTTCAACCAAAAAGAACTAAACATAGAAAAATGTTTAGAATTAGACACGATAAAAAAGATGCCTTTAAAGGTAACAAAGTTTCTTTTGGTGAATATGGTCTTCAAGCTACAACAAGTGCATGAATTACAGCACGACAAATTGAATCAGCAAGGATTGCAGCTACAAGAAGAATGGGTCGTGAAGGACAAGTTATTATTAGAATCTTCCCTCACTTATCTAAAACATCAAAACCAATTGGAGTAAGAATGGGTTCAGGAAAAGGTTCTCCTGAAAAATGATATTCAGTAGTTAAAAGACAAACAATGATGTTTGAAGTTTCTGGAATAAAACCTGAAGTTGCCAAAGATGCTCTAAGATTAGCTGGACACAAATTACCTGTTAAATGAAGAATTGTTGAGGCCAGCCCTAAAGAAGAGGTAATTTAA
- the rpsC gene encoding 30S ribosomal protein S3 produces MGQKVNPNGFRYGITKQHNAIWYAEKKDFSKFLLEDQKIHQFFEKLVRQYLIGKVEIKRDQKGRVFVGVHSAKRGAMLGQEGKNIQTLTASLQKFLRQKNKDIKIDVINIDQPELNARLLAEQIAVDLENRKPFRIAQKFAIRNSLKAGAKGIKTAVSGRLNGVDMARTEGYTEGEMKLHTLRQKVDYAQATARTTYGAIGIKVWVSLGEILDGGKQ; encoded by the coding sequence ATGGGACAAAAAGTCAATCCAAATGGTTTTAGATACGGAATTACAAAGCAACACAATGCTATTTGATATGCAGAGAAAAAAGACTTTAGTAAATTTTTATTAGAAGACCAAAAAATTCACCAGTTTTTTGAAAAACTAGTTAGACAATACTTAATTGGAAAAGTTGAAATTAAAAGAGATCAAAAAGGAAGAGTTTTCGTTGGAGTTCATAGTGCCAAAAGAGGTGCTATGTTAGGACAAGAAGGTAAAAACATCCAAACATTAACTGCATCTTTACAAAAATTTTTAAGACAAAAAAACAAAGACATCAAAATTGATGTAATTAACATTGACCAACCTGAATTAAATGCACGTTTGTTAGCTGAACAAATTGCAGTTGATTTGGAAAATCGTAAACCATTTAGAATTGCTCAAAAATTTGCAATTAGAAATTCTCTAAAAGCAGGGGCTAAAGGAATTAAAACTGCTGTATCAGGACGTTTAAATGGAGTTGATATGGCTAGAACAGAAGGTTACACTGAGGGTGAGATGAAACTTCATACCCTAAGACAAAAAGTTGACTATGCACAAGCTACTGCTAGAACTACTTATGGAGCAATTGGAATTAAAGTTTGAGTTTCACTAGGGGAAATTTTAGACGGAGGTAAACAATAA
- the rplV gene encoding 50S ribosomal protein L22 — protein sequence MEVRALLKTVRVSSKKASLVANLFRHQSTANAISILKNTNKKSAPIFLKILNSAISNAVNNHGLDASKLYVSNVMVNEGPTLKRFQPHSQGRATRILKRTSHLSVMVSER from the coding sequence ATGGAAGTAAGAGCACTATTAAAAACAGTTAGAGTAAGTTCAAAAAAAGCTTCATTAGTGGCAAATTTATTTAGACACCAATCAACTGCAAATGCTATTTCAATTTTAAAAAACACTAATAAAAAATCAGCGCCAATTTTTCTAAAAATTTTAAACTCAGCTATTTCAAATGCTGTTAACAATCATGGACTTGATGCTTCAAAACTTTATGTTTCAAATGTTATGGTTAATGAAGGACCAACTCTAAAAAGATTTCAACCTCACTCACAAGGTAGAGCAACTAGAATTTTAAAAAGAACATCACATTTATCAGTAATGGTAAGCGAAAGATAG
- the rpsS gene encoding 30S ribosomal protein S19 codes for MARSLKKGPFADEHLLKKVEKAIESKSRKPIKTWSRRSTIFPDFVNLTFQVHNGKNFIDVFVTDDMVGHKLGEFAPTRTFGGHGEDKRKKK; via the coding sequence ATGGCTAGATCGTTAAAAAAAGGGCCTTTTGCAGATGAACATTTGCTTAAAAAAGTTGAAAAAGCAATTGAATCAAAAAGTAGAAAACCAATTAAAACATGGTCAAGAAGATCAACAATATTTCCAGATTTTGTTAATTTAACTTTCCAAGTTCATAATGGTAAAAATTTTATAGATGTTTTTGTAACTGATGACATGGTAGGTCACAAATTAGGTGAATTTGCACCTACAAGAACTTTTGGTGGTCATGGTGAAGATAAAAGGAAGAAAAAATAA